One Paraburkholderia dioscoreae DNA segment encodes these proteins:
- the dapC gene encoding succinyldiaminopimelate transaminase, with translation MNPLLDSLQPYPFEKLRALFKDVTPNADHAHISFGIGEPKHPTPALIRDAVVASLGGLSAYPATIGSPALRESIAKWVTQRYNLPPVDPATQVLPVSGSREALFSLAQTVLDPKKNAGGEPAIVLCPNPFYQIYEGAAILAGAQPYFVNSDPARNFACDYSAVPADIWARTQLLYVCSPGNPTGAVLTLDDWRELFALSDRYGFVIASDECYSEIYFDEANPPLGGLEAAHQLGRGFERLVMLSSLSKRSNVPGMRSGFVAGDAAILKDFLLYRTYHGTALSTVFQNASIAAWNDEAHVRENRAKYLQKFSTVTPMLAEILDVRLPDAAFYLWADVSRTGLTDTVFAQRLYADYNVTVLPGSFLARTAHGVNPGRNFVRMALVADVDECTQGAQRIVDFCHALAG, from the coding sequence CTCCCTTCAGCCCTACCCGTTCGAAAAGCTGCGCGCGCTTTTCAAGGACGTCACGCCGAACGCCGACCACGCGCATATCAGCTTCGGCATCGGCGAGCCGAAACATCCCACGCCCGCGCTGATCCGCGACGCCGTGGTGGCCTCGCTCGGCGGCTTGTCCGCGTATCCGGCCACGATCGGATCGCCCGCCTTGCGCGAGTCGATCGCGAAGTGGGTCACGCAGCGCTACAACCTGCCACCGGTCGATCCGGCCACCCAGGTGCTGCCGGTATCGGGTTCGCGCGAGGCGCTGTTTTCCCTCGCCCAAACGGTGCTCGACCCGAAAAAGAATGCCGGCGGCGAGCCTGCGATCGTACTCTGTCCGAACCCGTTCTACCAAATCTACGAAGGCGCGGCGATTCTAGCCGGCGCGCAGCCGTATTTCGTGAATAGCGACCCGGCGCGCAACTTCGCCTGCGACTACTCGGCGGTGCCGGCCGACATCTGGGCGCGCACGCAACTGCTCTATGTCTGCTCGCCCGGCAATCCGACCGGCGCGGTGCTCACGCTCGACGACTGGCGCGAACTGTTCGCGCTGTCGGACCGCTACGGCTTCGTGATCGCCTCGGACGAGTGCTACTCCGAAATTTACTTCGACGAGGCCAACCCGCCGCTCGGCGGCCTGGAAGCGGCCCACCAACTCGGCCGCGGTTTCGAGCGGCTCGTCATGCTGTCGAGCCTGTCCAAGCGCTCGAACGTGCCGGGCATGCGCTCGGGTTTCGTCGCGGGCGACGCGGCGATTCTCAAGGACTTCCTGCTCTACCGGACCTACCACGGCACGGCCTTGTCGACGGTGTTCCAGAATGCCAGCATCGCGGCCTGGAACGACGAAGCGCACGTGCGCGAGAACCGCGCGAAGTACCTGCAGAAGTTTTCCACCGTCACGCCTATGCTCGCCGAGATACTCGACGTGCGCCTGCCGGACGCCGCGTTCTACCTGTGGGCGGACGTCTCGCGCACGGGCCTCACGGATACCGTGTTCGCCCAGCGCCTCTACGCCGACTATAATGTGACGGTTCTGCCGGGCTCGTTCCTCGCGCGCACTGCGCACGGCGTGAACCCCGGCCGCAATTTCGTGCGCATGGCGCTGGTCGCCGACGTCGACGAATGCACGCAGGGCGCGCAGCGGATCGTCGATTTTTGCCATGCGCTGGCGGGTTAG
- the dapD gene encoding 2,3,4,5-tetrahydropyridine-2,6-dicarboxylate N-succinyltransferase: MSQQLQQIIDTAWENRAELSPKAAPADVRQAVAHAIEQLDKGLLRVAEKKDGDWVVNQWLKKAVLLSFRLEDNAPMPAGGYSQFYDKVPSKFASYTAEDFAAGGFRVVPPAIARRGSFIAKNVVLMPSYTNIGAYVDEGTMVDTWATVGSCAQIGKNVHLSGGVGIGGVLEPLQANPVIIEDNCFIGARSEVVEGVIVEENSVISMGVYLGQSTRIYDRETGEVTYGRIPAGSVVVAGNLPSKDGTHSLYCAVIVKKVDAKTRAKVGLNELLRGD, encoded by the coding sequence ATGTCGCAACAACTTCAGCAGATCATTGACACCGCCTGGGAAAACCGCGCCGAGCTGTCGCCGAAGGCCGCTCCGGCCGACGTGCGCCAAGCCGTCGCCCACGCCATCGAGCAACTGGACAAGGGCCTGCTGCGCGTCGCCGAGAAGAAAGACGGCGACTGGGTCGTCAATCAGTGGCTGAAGAAAGCCGTGCTGCTGTCGTTCCGCCTGGAAGACAACGCGCCGATGCCGGCCGGCGGTTACTCGCAGTTCTACGACAAGGTGCCGTCGAAGTTCGCCAGCTACACCGCTGAAGACTTCGCCGCCGGCGGCTTCCGCGTGGTGCCGCCCGCCATTGCGCGCCGCGGCTCGTTCATCGCGAAGAACGTCGTGCTGATGCCGTCGTACACCAACATCGGCGCCTACGTGGACGAAGGCACGATGGTCGACACGTGGGCCACCGTCGGTTCGTGCGCGCAGATCGGCAAGAACGTGCACCTGTCGGGTGGCGTGGGCATCGGCGGCGTGCTGGAGCCGCTGCAGGCGAACCCGGTCATCATCGAAGACAACTGCTTTATCGGCGCGCGCTCGGAAGTGGTGGAAGGCGTGATCGTCGAAGAAAACTCGGTGATCTCGATGGGCGTGTACCTCGGCCAGAGCACCAGGATTTACGACCGCGAAACCGGCGAAGTCACGTACGGCCGCATTCCGGCGGGTTCGGTGGTGGTGGCGGGCAACCTGCCGTCCAAAGACGGCACGCACAGCCTGTACTGCGCCGTGATCGTCAAGAAGGTGGACGCCAAGACGCGTGCGAAGGTCGGCCTGAACGAGCTGCTGCGAGGCGACTGA
- a CDS encoding ArsC family reductase, producing MARGTKTVVYGIPNCDTVKKARVWLEEHGVEFEFHDFKKHGVTEPLVQDWLKDVKLDTLLNRRGTTWRALSDDMKAAADTQSGAIALMIHKPSVIKRPVLVVNGRVKSLGFSADEYAALFA from the coding sequence ATGGCACGCGGCACCAAAACCGTCGTCTACGGCATTCCGAACTGCGACACCGTGAAAAAAGCCCGCGTGTGGCTGGAAGAGCACGGCGTCGAGTTCGAATTCCACGACTTCAAGAAACACGGCGTGACCGAACCGCTCGTGCAGGACTGGCTGAAGGACGTGAAGCTCGACACCTTGCTGAACCGTCGCGGCACCACATGGCGCGCTTTGTCCGACGACATGAAAGCGGCCGCGGACACGCAGTCGGGTGCGATCGCGTTGATGATCCACAAGCCGTCGGTGATCAAACGGCCTGTGCTGGTGGTCAACGGGCGCGTCAAGTCGCTCGGTTTTTCTGCGGACGAGTACGCAGCGCTGTTTGCGTAA
- the dapE gene encoding succinyl-diaminopimelate desuccinylase, whose translation MSGTLALTEQLIARASVTPDDQHCQRLLIERLAALGFEHETIESNGVTNLWAVKRGVDGTAGKLLAFAGHTDVVPTGPLEQWHSAPFEPTHRDGKLYGRGAADMKASIAGFVVASEEFVAAHPAHRGSIAFLITSDEEGPATDGTIKVVEALQARGERMDYCIVGEPTSSAQLGDMVKNGRRGSMSGKLIVKGVQGHIAYPHLAKNPVHLLAPALAELVAERWDDGNEYFPPTTWQVSNIHSGTGATNVIAGHADVMFNFRFSTASTVEGLQARVHAILDKHELDYDLQWTVSGLPFLTPRGDLSNALATAIKDETGVTTELSTTGGTSDGRFIARICPQVIEFGPLNASIHKIDEHIEVAHIEPLKNVYRRVLEQLIA comes from the coding sequence ATGTCCGGCACCCTCGCCCTTACCGAACAACTGATCGCGCGCGCCTCCGTCACGCCCGACGACCAGCATTGCCAGCGCCTCCTGATCGAACGCCTGGCCGCGCTCGGCTTCGAGCACGAGACGATCGAATCGAACGGCGTCACCAACCTGTGGGCCGTCAAACGCGGCGTCGACGGCACTGCTGGCAAGCTGCTCGCGTTCGCCGGCCATACCGACGTGGTGCCGACCGGCCCGCTCGAACAATGGCACTCGGCGCCGTTCGAGCCGACCCATCGTGACGGCAAGCTGTACGGCCGCGGCGCGGCGGACATGAAAGCGTCGATCGCGGGCTTCGTGGTGGCGAGCGAGGAGTTCGTCGCCGCGCACCCGGCGCACCGCGGCTCGATCGCCTTCCTGATCACGAGCGACGAAGAAGGCCCCGCCACCGACGGCACCATCAAGGTCGTCGAGGCCTTGCAGGCGCGCGGCGAGCGCATGGACTACTGCATCGTCGGCGAACCGACTTCGAGCGCGCAGCTCGGCGACATGGTGAAGAACGGCCGGCGCGGTTCGATGTCGGGCAAGCTGATCGTCAAAGGCGTGCAAGGCCATATCGCCTACCCGCATCTGGCGAAAAACCCGGTGCATCTGCTCGCGCCAGCGCTCGCCGAACTGGTGGCCGAACGCTGGGACGACGGCAACGAATATTTCCCGCCCACCACGTGGCAGGTGTCGAACATTCACAGCGGCACCGGCGCGACCAACGTGATTGCCGGCCATGCGGACGTGATGTTCAACTTCCGCTTCTCGACGGCAAGCACGGTGGAAGGTTTGCAGGCCCGCGTCCACGCGATCCTCGACAAACACGAGCTCGACTACGACCTGCAATGGACCGTGAGCGGCCTGCCGTTCCTCACGCCGCGCGGCGATCTGTCGAACGCGCTCGCCACGGCGATCAAGGACGAAACCGGCGTTACCACCGAACTGTCGACCACCGGCGGCACCTCGGACGGCCGCTTCATCGCGCGCATCTGCCCGCAGGTGATCGAATTCGGCCCGCTGAACGCCAGCATCCACAAGATCGACGAACATATCGAAGTCGCACACATCGAGCCGCTGAAAAACGTGTATCGCCGCGTGCTCGAACAACTGATTGCGTGA
- the prmB gene encoding 50S ribosomal protein L3 N(5)-glutamine methyltransferase codes for MTLPFSTVRDLLRFAVSRFNQADLSFGHGSANAYDEAAYLVLHTLHLPLDLLEPFLDARLSAAEIDAVLNVIERRATERVPAAYITQEAWMHGFRFYVDERVIVPRSFIGELLQDGLQPYVEDPEQVSAVLELCTGSGCLAILAAHAFPNADIDAVDLSAPALEVAMRNVTDYKLDDRIALFEGDLYAPLAERRYDVIITNPPYVNAASMQELPAEYRHEPDMALAGGADGMDIVRRIIADARNWLTDDGVLVVEIGNERQHVEAAFGGLDLVWLSTSAGDDNVFLIQAADLPV; via the coding sequence ATGACGCTCCCGTTTTCCACCGTTCGCGACCTGCTGCGTTTCGCGGTCTCGCGCTTCAACCAGGCCGATCTGTCGTTCGGCCACGGTTCGGCCAATGCTTACGACGAAGCCGCCTATCTGGTCCTGCACACGCTGCATCTGCCGCTCGATCTGCTGGAGCCGTTTCTCGACGCGCGTTTGAGCGCCGCTGAAATAGACGCCGTGCTGAACGTGATCGAGCGCCGCGCCACCGAGCGCGTGCCGGCCGCTTACATCACGCAGGAAGCCTGGATGCACGGCTTCCGCTTCTATGTGGATGAGCGCGTGATCGTGCCGCGCTCGTTCATCGGCGAATTGCTGCAGGACGGTTTGCAGCCCTACGTGGAAGATCCCGAGCAGGTAAGCGCCGTGCTGGAGTTGTGCACCGGCTCGGGCTGCCTCGCGATTCTCGCGGCCCACGCGTTTCCGAACGCGGACATCGACGCGGTGGATCTGTCCGCGCCCGCGCTGGAAGTCGCCATGCGCAACGTCACGGACTACAAACTCGACGACCGCATCGCGCTGTTCGAAGGCGATCTGTACGCGCCGCTCGCCGAGCGCCGCTACGACGTGATCATTACCAATCCGCCGTACGTGAACGCGGCGTCGATGCAGGAACTGCCCGCCGAATACCGGCACGAGCCGGATATGGCGCTGGCGGGCGGCGCCGACGGCATGGACATCGTGCGCCGGATCATCGCCGATGCGCGCAACTGGCTCACCGACGACGGCGTGCTGGTCGTTGAAATCGGCAATGAGCGTCAGCACGTGGAAGCGGCGTTTGGCGGCCTCGATCTGGTCTGGCTGTCGACCAGTGCCGGCGACGACAACGTGTTCCTGATCCAGGCGGCTGATTTGCCGGTCTGA
- the cls gene encoding cardiolipin synthase has product MQFDLLHIGTLVALCHILGVVAACHAILNTRTSQGAIAWAVSLVAMPYLTLVPYLFLGRSKFAGYADARRVENELLRTRAHPPEWDTQASSERLPTQELGGRLVHSLTRLGGMPFLPGNTVRTLVNGAATFEAIFQAIEGARRYVIVQFFIVRDDALGEMLKDTLIAKAQQGVRVYFLYDSIGSFDLPHRYVAALRAAGVETHPFATHRRFVNRLQVNFRNHRKIVSVDGERAFVGGHNVGVEYLGGKPPLSPWRDTHIEVRGPAVASIQFVFTEDWHWATQRLPEFDIPPAPAADPAAGQGMHCLVVPSGPADKQETCSLFFVEAINAARERIWITSPYLIPDEAVFSALRLAVLRGVDVRILIPSRRDHLVVFAASKLYAYDSLRAGIRIFRYQPGFLHQKVVLIDSVAAAIGSANLDNRSFRLNFEIMVLTVDRGFAKEVETMLLADFAESREIDRNEYRQAGALKRVLMHVARLFSPIL; this is encoded by the coding sequence ATGCAATTCGACCTGCTTCACATCGGCACGCTGGTCGCCCTCTGCCACATTCTCGGCGTGGTCGCGGCGTGTCATGCGATTCTCAACACCCGCACGTCGCAAGGTGCGATTGCGTGGGCCGTGTCGCTGGTCGCGATGCCTTATCTGACGCTGGTGCCGTATCTGTTCCTCGGCCGCAGCAAGTTTGCCGGCTACGCGGACGCGCGCCGGGTCGAGAACGAACTGCTGCGCACGCGCGCGCATCCGCCGGAATGGGACACGCAGGCTTCGTCGGAAAGGCTGCCCACGCAGGAGCTCGGCGGCAGGCTCGTGCATTCGCTCACGCGCCTCGGCGGCATGCCGTTTCTGCCCGGCAACACGGTGCGCACGCTGGTCAACGGCGCGGCAACCTTCGAGGCCATCTTCCAGGCGATCGAGGGCGCGCGCCGCTACGTCATCGTGCAGTTCTTCATCGTGCGCGACGACGCGCTCGGCGAAATGCTCAAAGACACGCTGATCGCAAAAGCACAGCAAGGGGTGCGCGTCTACTTCCTGTACGACAGCATCGGCAGCTTCGATCTGCCCCACCGCTATGTGGCAGCACTGCGCGCGGCGGGCGTGGAGACGCATCCGTTCGCTACCCATCGCCGCTTCGTCAACCGTCTGCAAGTGAATTTCCGCAATCACCGCAAGATCGTTTCGGTGGACGGCGAACGCGCGTTTGTCGGCGGACACAACGTGGGCGTGGAATATCTGGGCGGCAAGCCGCCGCTTTCGCCGTGGCGCGATACGCATATCGAAGTGCGCGGCCCGGCGGTCGCCAGCATCCAGTTCGTGTTCACCGAAGACTGGCACTGGGCCACCCAGCGGTTGCCCGAGTTCGACATACCACCCGCTCCGGCCGCCGATCCCGCGGCCGGCCAGGGCATGCATTGCCTCGTCGTGCCTAGCGGCCCGGCGGACAAGCAGGAGACCTGTTCGCTCTTTTTCGTCGAAGCGATCAATGCGGCGCGCGAGCGGATCTGGATCACCTCGCCCTACCTGATCCCCGATGAAGCGGTGTTCTCGGCGTTGCGGCTCGCGGTGCTGCGCGGCGTGGACGTGCGCATTCTGATTCCGAGCCGGCGCGATCACCTCGTCGTGTTCGCCGCGTCGAAACTGTATGCGTATGACTCGCTGCGCGCGGGGATCCGGATCTTCCGCTACCAGCCGGGCTTCCTGCATCAGAAGGTCGTGCTGATCGACAGCGTGGCTGCGGCCATCGGCAGCGCCAATCTCGACAACCGCTCGTTCCGGCTGAACTTCGAGATCATGGTGCTGACCGTGGATCGCGGCTTTGCCAAAGAGGTCGAAACAATGCTGCTGGCCGACTTCGCCGAATCGCGCGAAATCGACCGCAATGAATACCGGCAGGCAGGCGCCTTGAAGCGCGTGCTGATGCACGTGGCGCGGCTCTTTTCACCCATCCTGTAG
- a CDS encoding glutathione peroxidase — MTSIYSFSARTLGGEEVSLEQYSGKVLLIVNTASECGFTPQYAGLQKLYETYAARGLAVLGFPCNQFGKQEPGDAAQIGSFCEKNYGVTFPMFDKVDVNGANAHPLFRYLTGEAPGVLGLEAIKWNFTKFLIDREGNVVKRYAPLTKPEAITEDIEKLL; from the coding sequence ATGACATCGATTTATTCGTTTTCGGCACGCACGCTCGGCGGCGAGGAAGTGAGCCTCGAGCAATATAGCGGCAAGGTTTTGCTGATCGTCAACACGGCGAGCGAATGCGGGTTCACGCCGCAATACGCCGGCTTGCAAAAGCTGTACGAGACCTACGCGGCGCGCGGGCTCGCGGTACTCGGCTTTCCGTGCAACCAGTTCGGCAAGCAGGAGCCGGGCGACGCCGCGCAGATCGGCAGCTTCTGCGAAAAGAATTACGGCGTGACGTTCCCGATGTTCGACAAGGTGGACGTGAACGGTGCGAACGCGCATCCGCTATTCCGTTATCTGACGGGCGAGGCGCCGGGCGTGCTGGGTCTCGAGGCGATCAAGTGGAACTTCACCAAGTTCCTGATTGACCGTGAGGGCAATGTGGTGAAGCGTTATGCGCCGCTGACGAAGCCCGAGGCGATTACCGAGGATATCGAAAAGCTGCTGTGA
- a CDS encoding ATP-binding cassette domain-containing protein — protein sequence MIRFNQFSLARGTKPLFDHTTFTLNPGEKAGLVGANGAGKSTLFAVLRGELHADGGDFSIPPTWQIAHVAQETPAADKTALAYTLDGDAALRTIEARIAAASAAHDGAAEGEAHAAFADADGYTAPARAEALLLGLGFTLEQTREPVSSFSGGWRMRLNLAQALMCRSDLLLLDEPTNHLDLDAIVWLEDWLHRYPGTLIVISHDREFLDSVCNVTLHLEQQQIKRYGGNYSQFEVLRAQQIALQQSAYEKQQRTVEHLQSYINRFKAQATKARQAQSRVKALEKMELIAPAHAASPFTFEFRTPDSAPNPMMVMEDVRCGYRSESEPGVEIPIVDHVMLSIQNGQRIGLLGANGQGKSTLIKTLAGTLEPLGGHVREGKGLRIGYFAQHQLETLRPDDTPLQHLARLAPDTREQELRDFLGSFNFSGEMATSKIAPFSGGEKARLALALIIWQKPNLLLLDEPTNHLDLETRHALTMALAQFEGTLILVSHDRHLLRATTDQFMLVAKHRLQEFDGDLDDYRDWLLQHAAEQRAALKAGTASNAGNGGNGGNGSDGGADNGVNRKEQRRLEAETRQKLAHLKKPLQSRITKIEKEMDALNAEKTTLDAFVVDPASYEPGQKSKLTEAIRRQADVNARLEALEAEWLETHEELEQIG from the coding sequence GTGATCCGCTTTAACCAGTTCAGCCTCGCGCGCGGCACCAAGCCGCTCTTCGACCACACCACGTTCACCCTCAACCCCGGCGAAAAGGCCGGCCTGGTGGGGGCGAACGGCGCGGGCAAGTCGACGCTGTTCGCCGTGCTGCGCGGCGAACTGCATGCGGACGGCGGCGATTTTTCAATCCCGCCGACCTGGCAGATCGCCCACGTCGCGCAGGAAACGCCTGCCGCGGACAAGACCGCCCTCGCCTACACGCTGGACGGCGATGCCGCGCTGCGTACGATCGAAGCGCGCATTGCCGCCGCCTCCGCCGCCCATGACGGCGCGGCCGAAGGCGAAGCGCACGCCGCGTTCGCCGACGCCGACGGCTACACCGCGCCCGCGCGCGCCGAAGCGCTGCTGCTCGGTCTGGGCTTCACGCTCGAACAGACGCGCGAACCGGTCAGCAGTTTTTCAGGCGGCTGGCGCATGCGGCTGAATCTCGCGCAGGCGCTGATGTGCCGCTCCGACCTGCTGCTGCTCGACGAACCGACCAATCACCTGGATCTCGACGCGATCGTCTGGCTCGAAGACTGGCTGCACCGTTATCCGGGTACGCTGATCGTGATCTCGCACGACCGCGAATTCCTCGACTCGGTCTGCAATGTCACGCTGCATCTGGAGCAGCAGCAGATCAAGCGCTACGGCGGCAATTATTCGCAATTCGAAGTGCTGCGCGCGCAGCAGATCGCGCTGCAACAAAGCGCGTACGAAAAACAGCAGCGCACGGTCGAGCATCTGCAAAGCTATATCAACCGCTTCAAGGCGCAGGCCACCAAGGCGCGCCAGGCGCAAAGCCGCGTCAAGGCGCTGGAAAAGATGGAGCTGATCGCGCCGGCGCATGCGGCCTCGCCGTTCACGTTCGAGTTCCGCACCCCCGATTCCGCGCCGAATCCGATGATGGTGATGGAAGACGTGCGCTGCGGCTATCGCAGCGAGAGCGAACCGGGCGTCGAGATTCCGATCGTCGACCACGTCATGCTGTCCATCCAGAACGGTCAGCGCATCGGCCTGCTTGGCGCAAACGGCCAGGGCAAGTCCACGCTGATCAAGACGCTCGCCGGCACGCTCGAACCGCTCGGCGGCCACGTGCGGGAAGGCAAGGGGCTGCGCATCGGCTACTTCGCGCAACACCAGCTCGAAACATTGCGTCCGGACGACACGCCGTTGCAGCACCTCGCGCGCCTCGCACCGGACACGCGCGAACAGGAATTGCGCGACTTCCTCGGCAGCTTCAATTTTTCCGGTGAGATGGCGACCTCGAAAATCGCGCCCTTCTCCGGAGGCGAAAAGGCCCGCCTCGCGCTCGCGCTGATCATCTGGCAAAAGCCGAACCTGCTGCTGCTCGACGAACCGACCAACCACCTGGATCTCGAAACGCGTCACGCGCTGACTATGGCGCTCGCGCAGTTCGAAGGCACGCTGATTCTGGTGTCGCACGACCGGCATCTGCTGCGTGCCACCACTGATCAATTCATGCTGGTCGCGAAACATCGCCTGCAAGAGTTCGACGGCGATCTCGACGACTACCGCGACTGGCTGCTGCAACATGCGGCCGAACAACGCGCCGCGCTCAAGGCGGGCACGGCGTCGAACGCTGGCAATGGTGGCAATGGAGGCAACGGCAGTGACGGCGGCGCGGACAACGGCGTGAACCGCAAGGAACAGCGGCGCCTCGAAGCCGAAACGCGTCAAAAGCTCGCGCACCTGAAAAAGCCGCTGCAAAGCCGGATTACGAAGATCGAAAAGGAAATGGACGCGCTCAACGCGGAGAAGACGACGCTCGACGCGTTCGTCGTCGATCCGGCGAGTTACGAGCCCGGGCAGAAAAGCAAACTGACGGAGGCGATCCGCCGTCAGGCAGATGTGAACGCGCGCCTCGAAGCGCTCGAAGCCGAATGGCTCGAGACGCACGAGGAACTCGAACAGATCGGCTAG
- a CDS encoding CaiB/BaiF CoA transferase family protein has product MQGLRVLDLTRLLPGPVAALRLAELGADVLKIEAPGAGDPTRTMMQSSSDRVAGRPGAFYRLVNRGKRETRLDLKSEAGRNVLCALAAEADVLIESFRPGVMERLGIGYETLHAINPRLVYCAISGYGASGPFVDHAGHDLNYIGYAGVLDQLAGRDGAPILPNFQIADLLGGALSAVTQILAALWHVSRGGEGRFVDVSMTHVTYAHNVVAQVALANDGAAPAAGGSLLNGGVPCYNLYRTLDNRWLAVGALELKFWETLCMALDRPEWATRHWSLGQAIGGPDAAALTQELADVIGKRALEEWVAMLEPLDCCVSPVLTPAEAARHPLFNPQADDTANAGGEDEEERSIR; this is encoded by the coding sequence CTGCAAGGACTGCGCGTGCTCGACCTGACGCGCCTGCTGCCGGGCCCGGTTGCCGCCTTGCGGCTTGCCGAGCTGGGCGCCGACGTGCTCAAAATCGAAGCACCCGGCGCCGGTGACCCCACCCGCACGATGATGCAATCGTCGAGCGACCGCGTGGCGGGCCGGCCCGGCGCGTTTTACCGGCTGGTGAATCGCGGCAAGCGCGAAACGCGCCTCGACCTCAAATCCGAGGCGGGACGCAACGTGCTGTGCGCGCTCGCCGCCGAAGCGGACGTGCTGATCGAGAGTTTCCGGCCCGGCGTGATGGAGCGGCTCGGCATCGGCTACGAAACGTTGCATGCCATCAATCCCCGGCTGGTCTATTGCGCAATCAGCGGATATGGCGCGAGCGGGCCGTTCGTCGACCATGCCGGCCACGATCTCAACTACATCGGCTACGCAGGCGTGCTCGATCAACTGGCGGGCCGCGACGGCGCGCCGATCCTGCCGAATTTCCAGATCGCCGATCTGCTCGGCGGCGCCCTGAGCGCGGTCACGCAGATTCTCGCGGCGTTATGGCATGTGTCGCGCGGCGGCGAAGGCCGCTTCGTCGACGTGTCCATGACGCATGTCACCTACGCGCACAACGTCGTGGCGCAGGTCGCGCTCGCCAACGACGGCGCGGCGCCAGCGGCCGGCGGCAGTCTGCTGAATGGCGGCGTGCCCTGCTACAACCTCTACCGCACGCTCGATAACCGCTGGCTCGCGGTCGGCGCGCTCGAACTGAAGTTCTGGGAAACGCTCTGCATGGCGCTCGACCGGCCCGAATGGGCGACGCGCCACTGGAGTCTCGGCCAGGCCATCGGCGGCCCGGACGCCGCCGCGCTCACGCAGGAACTCGCCGACGTGATCGGCAAGCGTGCGCTGGAAGAATGGGTTGCGATGCTGGAGCCGCTCGACTGCTGTGTCTCGCCGGTGCTCACGCCGGCCGAGGCGGCGCGGCATCCGCTGTTCAATCCGCAGGCTGACGATACGGCGAATGCGGGCGGCGAAGACGAGGAAGAGCGGTCGATCCGGTAA
- a CDS encoding DUF2866 domain-containing protein, with the protein MKQSYETVAERPIQVRGCRVSAPIRQPWGGACRIVEWIDTAGQISRRVVAEDATAAEVRATIDRHVEGRKHMLYDDEKTPRQTLPRQTVARR; encoded by the coding sequence TTGAAACAGTCATATGAAACCGTAGCCGAGCGGCCAATACAGGTGCGCGGCTGCCGTGTCTCCGCGCCCATTCGCCAGCCATGGGGCGGCGCCTGCCGGATCGTCGAATGGATCGACACAGCGGGGCAGATTTCACGGCGAGTCGTGGCCGAAGACGCCACCGCCGCCGAAGTCCGTGCGACCATCGACCGTCATGTGGAAGGCCGTAAGCACATGCTGTACGACGATGAAAAGACGCCGCGTCAGACCTTGCCGCGGCAGACGGTGGCGCGGCGCTGA